The nucleotide window CGAGCAACGTCGCAAGTGCTGAAATCTGAAAAAGGCGGTTCTGGGTCCACCCTGAAAATAGGATTGCTATTAATTATCTCATTTGCAATTGCAATGCCGGCCCAAGCATCACTTTGCCCCGGTGATGATGACCTCGATGCCCTGCTCGATGGTGTCGCCGAGATCGCGGCCCCTGGTGTGCCGAGTTCCTTCTTCGTCTATGGCCCTGAGAGCTTTCCGGTGATCGTGGGTGCCCCGCGCAATGCCGCTGATGCCGTGCGCGCCCCGGTCATCGCGGCAGGCTGTTGGCAGGCAGGCCGCGTCGTCGCTCTGGGGCACAAAGGCTACTTTAATAGCTCCACACTTGAGAAGGCGGACACCGCACGCCTGATGGCGAACGCGTTCGCCTGGGTCTCGGGGGGCGGAGCTTCAGCCAGCCCCCGCATTGGCGTCGTCGGTAACGCACAGCTACGCGCCTGGCTGACCAGGACCGGTCACGATGTGGTCGAAGCCTCCCTGACATCGGAATCGCTGGGAGCGGTGGATGTCGTGGCCGTGGACATGGGGAATCAGAGCGCGCCAGAGCTCGAAGCACTGTCGGCGTTCGTGCGTGCCGGAGGTGGTCTGGTGACAGCTGCCAACGGTTGGGGCTGGGCGAGTCTGCACCCAAAGCTGGATATCATCAATGACTTCGCTGGTAACCGCCTGCTCGCGCCCATCGGCATCCAGTGGTTAAACAACTCCCTCAAACGCACATCGCCAGCGGGCTATGCCGTTGCCGAACCACCGTCTGAACTGACCCACGCTGTCAAGGCACTCGATGCGGTCAAGGCGCACATCGCAGGCAGGCGTAAGCTCACACAGCCGGAGGTTGACCAAACTCTGTACACCCTGGCAAGAACCATCCGCGCTCTGCCTCCGAACGACGTGCTGTTCGCACCGGACATGCAGGATTTTTTTTCGAACTACAAAGGGACCCGCTGGCCCTCGGCGAAGCACCCGGTGGACGAATCTGATGTAGTCGCCCGCATGGTCGCTACGCTCTTCGTGTCTGAGCATCACCGCACCCCACCCCAATCCGTGCGCGCTCATCCTGCGGACACAGATTTTCCCGGTTCCGTCCCAACCGACGCCCCACGCCTGACACGTAGCCTTATCATCGACACCACCGTGCCTCGCTGGCACTCAACCGGACTCTACGCCGCGCCGGGCGACCTGGTCACGGTAACGGTACCGACTCGCGTCGCCAACGGCGGCTTCTTCGTGCGCATTGGCGCCCACAGCGACCAAATTTGGAGACGGCCAACATGGAAGCGCATGCCCCAAATCAGCTACCGTTTCCCCATCTCCGCTTCCAGGACCCGCGTCGCCAATGCCTTCGGGGGCCTGATCTACATCGAAGTTCCAAAGAAGAACCCCGGTTTCGGGCGCATCACCGTCGAGATCGAGGGCGCAGTGGCGGCACCGCTCTTCGTGCTTGGTGAGACAGACCCGGCCGTCTGGCGTGCGGAGATCCGCCATGCACCGGCTCCCTGGGCAGAGATCGCCGGGCGGAATATGATCGTCACCACCCGCTCTTCCGAGGTGCGCGGACTCGACGACCCGACCGCCGTGGCTGAGACCTGGGATCGCGTGCTGGACCTGGCCGCAGACCTGGCCGCCTGGCCGCCCAATGCACGCTCGAGCCCGGAGCGATTTGTCGTGGACCGCCAGATTTCGGCGGGTTCCATGCATTCCGGCTATCCCCTGATGGCCCACCTGAACCATCAGTCCAACCTGGTGGATGCCGAGCACATTCGCTCGGAGGGCAACTGGGGCTTCTTCCACGAGGTGGGCCACAACCACCAGCACAAAGACTGGACATTCGCCGGCACGACCGAGGTGACCGTCAACCTGTTCACGCTCTACATCTATGAGTTTATATGCGGGATCCCGATGGTTGACGGAGAGTTTCCCGGTAGAAGAAAAAGATCATGGGCCGCTCTAATGGCATCCTACAACTTTGATAATCCGACCTTCGAATACTGGAAGAAAAACGCGTTCCTTGCCCTGATCATGTACGCGCAGATGCAGCAGGCGTTTGGC belongs to Gemmatimonadota bacterium and includes:
- a CDS encoding M60 family metallopeptidase, whose product is MDTMNRNAHQERATSQVLKSEKGGSGSTLKIGLLLIISFAIAMPAQASLCPGDDDLDALLDGVAEIAAPGVPSSFFVYGPESFPVIVGAPRNAADAVRAPVIAAGCWQAGRVVALGHKGYFNSSTLEKADTARLMANAFAWVSGGGASASPRIGVVGNAQLRAWLTRTGHDVVEASLTSESLGAVDVVAVDMGNQSAPELEALSAFVRAGGGLVTAANGWGWASLHPKLDIINDFAGNRLLAPIGIQWLNNSLKRTSPAGYAVAEPPSELTHAVKALDAVKAHIAGRRKLTQPEVDQTLYTLARTIRALPPNDVLFAPDMQDFFSNYKGTRWPSAKHPVDESDVVARMVATLFVSEHHRTPPQSVRAHPADTDFPGSVPTDAPRLTRSLIIDTTVPRWHSTGLYAAPGDLVTVTVPTRVANGGFFVRIGAHSDQIWRRPTWKRMPQISYRFPISASRTRVANAFGGLIYIEVPKKNPGFGRITVEIEGAVAAPLFVLGETDPAVWRAEIRHAPAPWAEIAGRNMIVTTRSSEVRGLDDPTAVAETWDRVLDLAADLAAWPPNARSSPERFVVDRQISAGSMHSGYPLMAHLNHQSNLVDAEHIRSEGNWGFFHEVGHNHQHKDWTFAGTTEVTVNLFTLYIYEFICGIPMVDGEFPGRRKRSWAALMASYNFDNPTFEYWKKNAFLALIMYAQMQQAFGWDAYRQVFATYRALPNDERPKSDGEKRDQWLVRFSRTVGRNLGPFFEAWGIPTSKAARDSIADLPVWMPPNFPPL